Proteins from one Mastacembelus armatus chromosome 16, fMasArm1.2, whole genome shotgun sequence genomic window:
- the cdca3 gene encoding cell division cycle-associated protein 3, with protein MGSSESKMTMAAPVKPESAISHLIDPRSPSAGITRTPIQVGWPASKTSGVVKSGCPLAFVDPRSPTVGITRTPVREVMRATVGSFARRLGMLFHNESEGKVVDAPQKGSNAVEEGFFEGEELASTEPLLTPQTSEPFSSLAEHANLLATPVLPPRHGMGDSSPFVILEEPQVEVDLETEADISVEEAEEARESPLHKRLSMSLITCHEGATSTQIFAEVHHDSISSPVPSAEVETLGDGVDHSYALPSITIEPETTVEPSPANDLEDSPAEASPAEPKEAEKLPSFEETKELVKESSLPPASAPSEPSTVPSPEKPEPYTGIRCPTFDSRSPSQVVFKPQWLGKGFGVSGRRVRGMQGPGGKGGSSPLAICVAVKNVTDENKGPSGKLKQKGTEGRSPLQILKETNSPRDHCSQRKLKLSTPDKQRLGHMDCRVLTLALDKENR; from the exons ATGGGATCCAGTGAGAGCAAGATGACCATGGCTGCACcagtaaaaccagaatcagcCATCAGTCATTTGATAGATCCACGCTCTCCTTCAGCAGGCATCACTCGTACTCCAATTCAG gTTGGTTGGCCTGCATCCAAAACCTCTGGTGTGGTGAAAAGTGGGTGTCCACTGGCATTCGTCGATCCCCGCTCACCTACTGTTGGCATTACACGCACACCTGTCAGAGAAGTCATGAGAG CCACAGTTGGGTCCTTTGCTCGCCGTTTGGGCATGCTGTTCCACAATGAGTCTGAAGGCAAAGTTGTTGATGCACCTCAGAAAGGCAGTAATGCTGTGGAGGAGGGGTTTTTTGAAGGTGAGGAGCTGGCTTCCACTGAGCCCCTCCTGACTCCTCAGACTTCTGAGCCCTTCAGCTCCCTCGCTGAGCATGCTAACCTCCTTGCTACTCCTGTGCTGCCTCCTCGCCATGGCATGGGTGACTCGAGCCCTTTTGTAATTCTTGAGGAGCCCCAGGTGGAAGTGGATCTTGAAACTGAGGCAGATATTAGTGTGGAGGAGGCAGAAGAAGCAAGAGAGTCTCCTCTTCACAAGAGACTTAGCATGAGCCTGATCACTTGCCATGAGGGAGCAACCTCGACGCAGATCTTTGCTGAGGTGCATCATGACAGTATTTCTTCTCCAGTGCCAAGTGCAGAAGTCGAGACACTTGGGGATGGTGTTGATCACTCTTATGCCCTTCCCTCTATCACCATTGAACCAGAGACCACTGTTGAGCCTTCTCCAGCCAATGATCTAGAAGATTCCCCAGCTGAGGCATCACCTGCAGAGCCAAAGGAAGCAGAGAAACTGCCATCTTTTGAAGAAACAAAAGAGCTTGTTAAAGAATCTTCTTTGCCTCCTGCATCTGCTCCATCAGAACCATCGACTGTCCCGAGCCCAGAGAAACCAGAGCCCTACACCGGCATCCGCTGCCCCACCTTTGACTCAAGGAGCCCCAGTCAGGTGGTGTTCAAGCCGCAGTGGTTGGGAAAAGGCTTTGGTGTCTCTGGGCGACGAGTGAGAGGAATGCAGGGGCCTGGTGGAAAGGGAGGCTCTTCTCCTCTCGCCATCTGTGTAGCTGTTAAGAATGTAACAGATGAAAACAAGGGACCGTCTGGAAAACTGAAGCAGAAAG GTACTGAAGGCCGCTCCCCACTGCAGATCCTTAAGGAGACCAACTCGCCCAGGGACCACTGTTCTCAG AGAAAACTGAAGCTGTCTACCCCAGATAAGCAGAGGCTTGGACACATGGACTGCAGAGTGCTGACACTAGCTCTAGATAAGGAGAACAGATGA